In the genome of Thermosphaera aggregans DSM 11486, one region contains:
- a CDS encoding lipoate protein ligase C-terminal domain-containing protein: protein MKIYYNEYEAREGLFKVKIITDNQNIIRDVIIIGDFSVYPKEDIWIIEDSLKDVRFEDETVSSIVSGVFEKENSTLVGRALDELIETAVEERPVE from the coding sequence CAATGAATACGAGGCTAGAGAGGGATTATTCAAAGTGAAAATCATAACTGATAATCAAAACATAATCAGGGATGTCATAATAATTGGTGACTTCTCCGTATACCCTAAAGAAGATATATGGATTATTGAGGATTCTTTGAAGGACGTGAGGTTCGAGGATGAAACGGTTTCAAGCATTGTCAGTGGTGTGTTTGAAAAAGAGAACTCTACACTGGTAGGTCGCGCGCTTGATGAGCTCATTGAAACAGCAGTGGAGGAGAGACCGGTTGAGTGA